From the Synechococcus sp. HK01-R genome, one window contains:
- a CDS encoding DUF6864 domain-containing function produces the protein MTVGGRELIDYATLLVPSGEDAWVEFTADTSPVKIKISFIDDKEDPETGYALTGAGDHAILTIRNWNNALPMCIEHPFHFGEEDGRGIYLQFIGDSVGSLKRIELAFFWEASQ, from the coding sequence GTGACAGTTGGCGGGAGAGAGTTGATTGACTACGCCACTCTCTTGGTACCAAGTGGCGAAGACGCTTGGGTTGAATTTACTGCAGACACGTCCCCAGTCAAAATCAAAATCTCCTTTATAGACGACAAAGAAGATCCCGAGACTGGCTATGCATTGACGGGCGCTGGAGATCACGCAATTCTGACGATAAGGAACTGGAATAATGCATTGCCAATGTGTATCGAACACCCATTTCACTTTGGCGAAGAAGATGGACGAGGCATCTATCTTCAATTTATTGGAGATTCTGTTGGCAGCCTAAAGCGGATTGAGCTTGCATTCTTCTGGGAGGCATCACAATGA
- a CDS encoding AbrB/MazE/SpoVT family DNA-binding domain-containing protein, which yields MQTRVQKWGNSLGVRIPRGLAEEVGLGAGTEVSLSTKDGELVVKPFVPARLSLDDLLAEVSEKNLHSAIDTGSAFGAEIF from the coding sequence GTGCAGACGCGGGTCCAGAAGTGGGGAAACAGCCTCGGGGTGCGGATCCCTCGTGGCCTTGCTGAGGAGGTTGGCCTCGGCGCTGGTACTGAAGTGAGCTTGAGTACCAAGGATGGCGAGCTTGTCGTGAAGCCGTTTGTCCCTGCTCGCCTCAGCCTCGATGATCTCTTGGCAGAGGTCTCAGAGAAGAATCTCCATTCCGCTATCGATACGGGATCAGCTTTCGGTGCGGAGATCTTTTAG
- a CDS encoding DUF3303 domain-containing protein: MQLYFVIGTIPDIDSQLDVYREFINYFEAGCLNDCFEGFELIQRAHLPGQGQVVALMKARGTEELFRHLAPWRAQFGVEMEITPAISDAEVVASHKVLFASMDD; encoded by the coding sequence ATGCAGCTCTATTTCGTGATCGGCACGATCCCCGATATCGATAGCCAGCTCGATGTTTACAGGGAATTCATCAACTACTTCGAAGCAGGGTGCCTCAACGATTGTTTCGAGGGTTTTGAGCTGATTCAGCGGGCTCACCTCCCTGGCCAGGGCCAGGTGGTGGCTTTGATGAAGGCCCGTGGCACGGAGGAGCTCTTCCGCCATCTCGCCCCTTGGCGAGCCCAGTTTGGCGTCGAGATGGAAATCACTCCGGCGATCAGTGATGCCGAGGTGGTGGCCAGTCACAAAGTGCTGTTCGCATCGATGGACGACTGA
- a CDS encoding response regulator transcription factor gives MELRLGSPSILRALETAERLLADQRLVAVMADRLTLSAFALAGPVRPGLVGAATTEDEGLQLVLRTQPDLLIACDGLEAGYGISLLRRVKAELPTTRLLIFLERETREVVQEAMEAHADAVMFRSSMGSGESDFIQALNAVAEGKVYYPEAIRSLAAQCSPRPGLPPLVEELSARELQVAAAVARGLSNKEIGDLYGISPETVKTHVSNASDKLGASDRTQLAVLALLYGLIDPLG, from the coding sequence ATGGAACTTCGCCTCGGATCCCCGTCCATCCTGAGGGCCCTCGAGACGGCCGAGCGTCTGCTGGCCGATCAGCGTTTGGTGGCTGTGATGGCCGATCGCCTCACCCTGTCGGCCTTTGCCCTGGCCGGGCCCGTGCGCCCCGGCCTGGTGGGTGCCGCCACCACCGAAGACGAGGGTCTGCAGCTGGTGCTGCGCACCCAGCCCGATCTGCTGATCGCCTGCGATGGTCTCGAAGCGGGCTACGGCATCAGCTTGCTGCGCCGCGTGAAGGCAGAGCTGCCCACCACGCGCTTGCTGATCTTCCTGGAGCGTGAAACCCGGGAGGTGGTGCAGGAGGCCATGGAGGCCCACGCCGATGCGGTGATGTTCAGATCGAGCATGGGCAGTGGTGAGAGCGATTTCATCCAGGCCCTCAACGCCGTCGCCGAAGGCAAGGTGTATTACCCCGAAGCGATCCGCAGCCTGGCGGCTCAGTGCAGCCCCAGGCCAGGCCTGCCGCCGCTGGTGGAGGAGCTCAGCGCCAGGGAGCTGCAGGTGGCTGCTGCCGTGGCCCGCGGGCTCTCCAACAAAGAGATCGGTGATCTGTATGGCATCTCGCCGGAAACGGTGAAAACCCATGTGAGCAACGCCTCCGACAAGCTCGGCGCCAGCGATCGCACCCAGCTGGCGGTGCTGGCCCTCCTCTACGGCCTGATTGATCCGTTGGGGTGA
- a CDS encoding YqaE/Pmp3 family membrane protein — translation MTVGDIVRIIIAFILPPLAVATQVGVTGAFWLNLIFWLLSFGGLGLPLLAIMWPVAVIHAIYICVTRK, via the coding sequence ATGACTGTCGGCGACATTGTTCGCATCATCATTGCCTTCATTCTTCCGCCCCTGGCGGTGGCCACTCAGGTGGGGGTCACCGGTGCGTTCTGGCTCAATCTGATCTTCTGGTTGCTCAGTTTCGGGGGGCTGGGGCTGCCTCTCCTGGCGATCATGTGGCCTGTGGCTGTGATTCACGCGATCTACATCTGCGTGACCCGCAAGTGA
- a CDS encoding Nif11-like leader peptide family natural product precursor gives MALDQLKAFLVRMQDDAQIKQTVLAASTADDVAKIAAGLGYEFSGDELLRFSGQKVGRVTVSKQETPGEYN, from the coding sequence ATGGCTCTCGATCAGTTGAAGGCGTTCCTTGTGCGCATGCAAGACGATGCGCAGATCAAGCAGACCGTGCTGGCCGCCTCCACCGCTGACGATGTCGCCAAGATCGCTGCCGGGCTTGGTTATGAGTTCTCCGGTGATGAACTGCTGCGCTTCTCCGGCCAGAAGGTGGGCCGGGTCACCGTCTCCAAGCAGGAAACTCCCGGCGAATACAACTGA
- the mazF gene encoding endoribonuclease MazF, with the protein MTAAYVPDRGDLVWLEFTPQTGSEQAGRRPALVISPRAYNAKVGLALFCPVTSRVKGYPFEVALPKGSGVVGVVLADQLKSLDWRARKAKLIECASPDVLAMVTARILPLLVPDNPSTP; encoded by the coding sequence GTGACTGCTGCGTATGTCCCTGATCGGGGTGACTTGGTCTGGCTGGAGTTCACACCGCAGACAGGTAGTGAGCAGGCTGGACGGCGTCCTGCTTTGGTGATCTCGCCAAGGGCCTACAACGCGAAGGTTGGCTTGGCCTTGTTTTGTCCAGTGACGTCACGCGTCAAGGGTTATCCGTTTGAAGTGGCATTACCTAAAGGCAGTGGTGTGGTTGGTGTCGTTCTTGCTGATCAGTTGAAGAGCCTTGACTGGCGTGCCAGGAAGGCGAAGCTGATTGAGTGTGCCTCGCCTGATGTGCTGGCGATGGTTACAGCAAGGATCCTGCCCCTGCTTGTTCCTGACAATCCTTCAACTCCCTGA
- a CDS encoding thermonuclease family protein: MAAPVLTEVLAVVLATTPIVIQRARVLSIGDGDTLRVSEAGRTLTLRLACIDAPERAQAPYGARSKAALVRLVPVGSGLSVRVQTKDRYGRSVAELFSSEGRNINLAMVQQGQAFVFHRYLKRCDRKAYLEAERQAQRQRLGIWSQQGITRPWIFRARE, from the coding sequence ATGGCAGCCCCAGTGCTGACTGAGGTGCTGGCTGTGGTGCTGGCCACCACTCCGATCGTGATCCAGAGGGCGCGTGTGCTGTCGATCGGCGATGGAGACACGCTGCGCGTGAGCGAAGCCGGCCGCACACTCACCCTTCGCCTGGCGTGCATCGATGCACCGGAACGGGCCCAGGCTCCCTACGGCGCGCGATCCAAAGCAGCACTGGTGCGACTCGTCCCCGTGGGCAGCGGGCTCAGCGTCCGGGTGCAAACGAAGGATCGCTATGGCCGCAGCGTGGCGGAACTGTTCAGCTCTGAAGGGCGCAACATCAATCTGGCGATGGTTCAACAGGGCCAGGCGTTTGTTTTCCACCGCTACCTGAAGCGTTGTGATCGCAAGGCCTATCTGGAGGCAGAGCGGCAGGCCCAACGCCAACGGCTGGGGATCTGGAGCCAGCAGGGCATCACCCGCCCCTGGATCTTCCGGGCTAGAGAGTGA
- a CDS encoding DoxX family protein, whose protein sequence is MKASKVVDFLGRVLMAAVFVNALPGKLTDFAGTAGFIASKGIPAPLAAFLLVCAIAVLIVGAILLVFGETTVLGASLLLVFLVPTTLIFHTFPIDQGFVMNLALIGGLILAITRGNAGAAPSFSNLRARSEQWRG, encoded by the coding sequence ATGAAAGCTTCCAAGGTTGTCGACTTCCTCGGCCGTGTGCTGATGGCCGCCGTGTTTGTAAATGCTCTACCCGGCAAGCTCACCGATTTCGCCGGCACCGCTGGCTTCATCGCCTCTAAGGGCATCCCTGCTCCCCTGGCTGCTTTCCTGCTGGTGTGCGCGATCGCTGTGCTGATTGTGGGGGCGATTCTGCTGGTGTTTGGTGAAACCACCGTGCTCGGTGCCTCCTTGCTGCTGGTGTTCCTGGTGCCTACCACGCTGATCTTTCACACCTTCCCCATCGATCAGGGCTTTGTCATGAACCTGGCTCTGATCGGCGGGTTGATCCTCGCGATCACCCGCGGCAACGCCGGCGCCGCCCCCAGCTTCAGCAATCTGCGCGCCAGATCGGAACAGTGGCGCGGTTGA